The sequence TTTAAGGGTTCGACACCTCCAAAGAGACGTTGCCATTTTTCATCAGGTTTGTAAGCTCCGAAGCGAGTGAGACCATCATAGACTTGAATTTCTTTATTCACGATACCTCGTGCGATTTCTCCGAGATCTACACCGTTGATGTATTCCTCCACAATTCCTTGAGCCTTCTGATCTGAGAAACGCAATTCATAGCGATTCCAGATACCAAAAATCTCCAAGGATTCGTCCAAGGAGATGTTTTCCATTCGAGCTATTTCATAGCGCTTTTCATAAAAGTTAAAGTAGAGTTGACTTTGACGGCTCCCAAAGTAAATGGACAAGCCGTGATTCGCTTCCATGTCTTCATTATCTGTGAAAGATCCACCACCCGTGATATTCCATTTCTTGATCGTGTCTAGAACAATCTCTTTGGAATAGAGTTTATCAATCAATTTGGGAATCTGAATTTGTTCGTCCTCGTGACCGTATCCTTTATAAAGTTCATCTAGAGCGATATCGAGACGCTTTACCCGAACATCTTCATAGGAATAAAGAATGTTTTGAAGAAAGATCTGCCAAGTGATTCCCTTATCTTCTAGAAGCAATTCCAGCTCACGGCATCCTTGACCAGATAGTTGAAGACAAGTTTGGTAGTCATTGGTCACAGACTTATCAAAGAAATCAAAAATCCAGATGTTTCCTCGTTGCCACAAGTGGGTATAGTTCATAAGACGGGTTTCTTGGTCTGTAAATTCACTTAGGTGGCAGTGAAGAAAGTTTTCACAGAAAGCATCTAAATCTTTTAATCGAGGAAAGGTCAATCGTAGATAGTCGATTTGAGCCCGAAGACTGTTTTTATCGCAATCTTGATAGTAACCAAGTCTTTCTTTAAGTTCTCTAAACTTATCAATCGTCAGTCCTCTTTCGCCTGTTTCATAAGAGCGATAGGTTCTTGTAGGGAGATCAACAGCTTGTGCAAATGCTTTTTGACTAAGTCCTGTTTGTTTTCTGAAATTCTTAATATGAAAAGGACTAATTTTGTCCATTCATCGCAACACCTCTTTCTAACAAAGTGACACACTTTTTTGACGAAAGTGACACACTTCATAAAAATTGAAAACTCAACTCCCATAAGGAATGAGGAGGGGTG comes from Streptococcus parasanguinis ATCC 15912 and encodes:
- a CDS encoding replication initiation factor domain-containing protein, which gives rise to MDKISPFHIKNFRKQTGLSQKAFAQAVDLPTRTYRSYETGERGLTIDKFRELKERLGYYQDCDKNSLRAQIDYLRLTFPRLKDLDAFCENFLHCHLSEFTDQETRLMNYTHLWQRGNIWIFDFFDKSVTNDYQTCLQLSGQGCRELELLLEDKGITWQIFLQNILYSYEDVRVKRLDIALDELYKGYGHEDEQIQIPKLIDKLYSKEIVLDTIKKWNITGGGSFTDNEDMEANHGLSIYFGSRQSQLYFNFYEKRYEIARMENISLDESLEIFGIWNRYELRFSDQKAQGIVEEYINGVDLGEIARGIVNKEIQVYDGLTRFGAYKPDEKWQRLFGGVEPLKLSTNPQPYSIERTIRWLTYQVANSLALVTEADKILQTEYMKMIQNSGEITDRGKAMLRLLKANKHYEH